The Chitinophagales bacterium genomic sequence CGCACCACTGTCGACATCAGTATTGTTTGATTTTATTGTAAAATACGAAGATTACGGTGACGCACACATGATGCCTATGTATATAAGAATGGATACAGCCAGCATCATACAAACTGCTTATGAGAGAATAAATGATACAAGTGCTAGAGCAAAAATTTTAGCGCTACAAACAATGGCATTGTTAGATACTGGTAGTAGACCGATATCATATATTGTGGATGCACTTAGCAAATGGGACGATAATATTAAAGGGTATGCAATAGTTTCCTTAAGTATGAAACAAAAGAAAAACCTGCTGCCATACTTAAAGCCATTAGCTGATAAACCCGAATTTAGAGATGTAATAATTCAGGTGCTGAACGAGAGCGAATCAGAAGAAGATATTGAGTTTGCGGAAACTCTCAAATAGTAATCTACTATAAAATAAGTCATTTATCTCGCCCAGAGCCTGGGCTCTTGTATGCAAATAATTAAATAATCTTACTTAATATTTGAATACATTGGAATCTTATGTATATTTGTCTTAGGTATAAATATACAGGCTATGATATTCTCATCCGAATTGATAAAAGGAACGCTGAAAACCATTGTGTTAAAGTTGTTGAATGACAATGGTAAAATGTATGGCTACGAGATCACACAAAGAGTGAAGGAGCTGACCAGCGACAGGATACAGATAACAGAAGGCGCACTATATCCAACGCTACATGCCCTTGAAAAAGATGGGCTGGTAACAACAGAGATAGAGTATATAGGCAAACGCCAGCGAAAGTATTATACCATAAGCAAGTCGGGCAAGACTAAGACTACGGAAAAGCTGAGCGAATTAGCAGAGTTTATGGATACCATGTCTTTTCTACTGGACCTGAAACCCAAAACGATATAACAATGTATTGCATCACTGATGAACAGGTAGAATATATCCTCGATGACATTAGACGTAATGGCGTTGAAATGGAGGATCTGCAGTTCAACCTCCTGGATCATATCTGTTGCATCATCGAGTATAACCTCAAAGAGGGTGATGACTTTGAGGTCTTCTATCAGCAAACCGTCAGGCAGTTCTACAAGAACGACCTGAAGGAGATAGAAGAAGAGACCATCAATTTATTAACGTTTAAAAATTATTATGCTATGAAAAAACTGATGATAATAAGCGGAGCCTCAGCCGCATTTATATTACTTACAGGCTCGCTGTTTAAACTGGCTCACTGGCCGGGTGCAGGCATATTGTTTGTTACTGGCATGGTATTGTTCAGCCTGTTATTCCTGCCTGTCCTGTTTCTGTTGAAAACAAAAGAAGCCGGCTCTGCACGCGATAAAGTAGTGTTGACAACAGGCACTCTGGTAGGCATACTATACTGTCTTTCGGCATTATTCCTGGTCATGCACTGGCCGGGTGCAAGGATCATGTGGATCAGTACGCTGACTCTCTCGTTCTTTGTACTGCTACCTGTGTATTTTTTCAATGGCATTCGTAAGCCTGAGACAAAACTCAATACAATAGTTACTACAATAATACTGGTAGGCGTGTTGGGTGTGCAGTTCCTGTTGACACCGGTACACAACAGGCCAAAGACAGAACAGCCTGTTGCAACTGAAGCTGTTAAGTAAACAAAAGCGGGGTGTATCATTGATACACCCCGCTTTAATAATGTCTTTATTAGTCGTCTAATCCTATCTTTTTTTCTACCAGGTAATGATTCCTGTCTGCGGCGGAGCGGGATACAAGCTCTGCAAGGAAACCTGCCAGGAAGAACTGTGTGCCCAGTATCATAGTGACCAGAGACAGGTAGAAAGTTACTTTATTGGTTAGTCCGTAGTCTGCTCCTCCTGCAAGACGCTGTATCACTAAGTACACAACCATTACAAAGCCCAGCAGGAACATTAATGTGCCTAAAGTACCAAACAGATGCATTGGCTTTTTGCCGAACTTGCTGATGAACTGTACGGACAGCAGATCGAGGAAACCATTGATAAAACGCTCCCAGCCAAACTTTGAAACGCCGTATTTACGGGCACGGTGTTGTACCACCTTTTCGCCTATTTTACGAAAACCCGCTGCTTTGGCCAGCACGGGGATGAAGCGGTGCATCTCACCATATACCTCTATGCTCTTTACCACATTGCGCCTGTAGGCCTTTAGCCCGCAGTTCATATCGTGCAGTTTTATGCCTGATACCATACGGTTGACCGAGTTGTACAATTTCGAAGGGAGGTTTTTGGTAACAGCATTGTCGTAACGCACTTTTTTCCATCCACTCACCAGGTCCCAGCCGTCTGCCATTACCATTTTATAAAGCTCAGGTACCTCA encodes the following:
- a CDS encoding helix-turn-helix transcriptional regulator translates to MFSSELIKGTLKTIVLKLLNDNGKMYGYEITQRVKELTSDRIQITEGALYPTLHALEKDGLVTTEIEYIGKRQRKYYTISKSGKTKTTEKLSELAEFMDTMSFLLDLKPKTI
- a CDS encoding glycosyltransferase, producing MQTDISIVIPLYNEDESLPELAEWIEKMCTEHGYSYEVIMIDDGSTDNSWQVVQELSAQNPHIKGIKFQRNYGKSAALNEGFKAAIGNVVITMDADLQDSPDEVPELYKMVMADGWDLVSGWKKVRYDNAVTKNLPSKLYNSVNRMVSGIKLHDMNCGLKAYRRNVVKSIEVYGEMHRFIPVLAKAAGFRKIGEKVVQHRARKYGVSKFGWERFINGFLDLLSVQFISKFGKKPMHLFGTLGTLMFLLGFVMVVYLVIQRLAGGADYGLTNKVTFYLSLVTMILGTQFFLAGFLAELVSRSAADRNHYLVEKKIGLDD